The genomic stretch CATGCTCCAAGCCCCCACAACAACAGGGCCCACCGGATGCGCAACCCCACCCGCAAAAGTATGCAGCACCCTACTTTTGCCGGTGGATTTTCCTGTTGCGTCCAGGTTCCGTCGGGTTGACTCAAGGGCGCACGAACGCGGGGCCGGCCCCACCCGGCCGCCGCGCTCCGTCACTTCACGTACCGCGTGTCCGCCGGTGATCCCCGTGCCGAACACCACCGGGAGTGGACCCACCGGCGTCAACAACGCGCCTTGCCCGCGCTGCGACACCCACCTCTCCCCGGGCTTCGCGCACACCGACGAACCCACCCAGGAAAGGCCTGATCCGATGTCATTCACCCTGTCCGAGGCGCGAAGAAGGGTCCCTGCGCTAGCCGTGGCACTGGCCGTTCTGCTCGGCCTGCTCATCGGATATCCCGCTCCGGCCGCACATGCCACTCCGCCCGACGAAGAGACGGTGGCGACGTACAACTCGCAGGGCTACAGAGTGGATGATCTGAGGACTCTCACCCGGCGCAACACCATCGTCATGGTCCAGGAGGCGGGTCCCCGCCCGACGCAATGGAACTACGCAGGCGTCCACACTCGGGGCGCCTACGAAGTTCACCAGTACGAATGGCGTCTGGGCGGCAGGGACGGGGTCCGGCATGTGTACTGGCTGTCGGGCGCCTCGACCGGCGGAGGGACCGGCGGCCGGGTCAATCTGATGATCATCACGCACCGGCTCGCGGATGATGTGTACGTCGCTCCCCCCGGACGGAACGGGGCGCGGCCCGCCCTGGGCCTGCGGTTCAACAACGACATCTACTACTCCGTGCACGCACTGGCGTCCGGCACCCAGAACGAGGCCCCCGATCTGCTCGCGAACATCGCGAATCAGGCACGCCAGCAGGGGCGCTACGCTTGGACGGCGGTAGGAGACTGGAACCGTGACCCGAGCGCGATGAGAGGGGCGGTCGCCCTGCAGGCCGGGTTCATGTACAGAACCGCGGATTCCACTCAGCAGAGCGGCGGGGAACTGGACTACATGGTCACCTCCCGCCCCATGTCCAACTACTTCGCGCAGCGGGCCGCGGGCATGGGTTCGGACCACTACCCGGTGGAATTCCGCAGCCACGCCACCCGCGACGTGTGGATGGGCCTCGCGAGCGCCAGCGACAGGGACCGTGTCCTGGGCATCGAGGGACGCAGCGAGGTGAACGGCACGCGGATCGTTCCGGTCACCGACAGTCACATGGCCGACGTCACCTGGCGCACGCGGGGCGCCGCGCACGGCAACGTCAATCTCGTCAACAACCAGAGCCAGAAATGCATCGATGTCTCCGGCGGCAATGACGCCACCAGTGGAAGCTCCCTCAACGAATGGGACTGCTCCGGACAGCTCAGCCAGGAATTCGTGGTCCGGCAATATGGCGGCGGGGCTCTCCAATTCCTGCACGCGAGGACCGGCCTGTGCGTGACCATGATGGGCGGCAGCGGCCACAGATACCCTGCCTTGTCCAACTGCGACAACCCGAAGTACGACTCCCAGAACTTCATGCCGAAGTTCCGCGACTGACCAGTGGCACGCGCGCGGCCAGCAGCCCTCGCTGCGGGCCGCGCGCTCCAGCAGGCACTGCTGCCCGGCGGCGTCAGGGTTCGCTGGGTCAAGGCCGGCGGGGCCGAGGCAGAGCGTGACCGTTCCGTCGACGAGTGCGGGCTCGCCCCAGCCGAGCGGCAGATGAACGGAGCCGAAGCAGAGGACTTCGCCGCGGCCGCCGACGACGGACAGCAGGCCGGTGTGCGACTGTTTATAGCGGTCACAGCATTCCAGCCACCACTGACAAAGGTCATGAAGCGAGGAGTACTCGCTTGCGCAAGAGCGCGAAGCTGGCTCGGCCGAACATCTGCCGCTTCAGCGTCTTGATGCGGTTGACGTGGCCTTCGACGACCCCGGAATTCCACGGCAGGGTGAGCCCGGCTCGCGTGTGATGCCGGCGTAGGCGGTCAGGCCGGTGAGACCGAGGACGCCGAGGTAGGCGGACAGCGGGGCGAGGCGCGGATCGACGGAGGTGCAATGGTCGGCGTCGAGCAGGGCGTGTTCACGCCAGCCAAGGGTGTGCAGGATATGGGTGCCGACTGCGGCCGTATCGGTGCGGGAGGCGATGACCTCCCCGACCGCCGGGCCGAACATCGGCTCCCCTGGCGCGTATGGGAGCAGTTCGGATGTGGGGTTGAGCGGGCCGCGAATGCCGAGTTGCTGGGCGAGTTCGTCTCCCCGCATGCAGCCGAGCATGTGCGGCTCGACGGACAGGTACTGGTTGCGGACCAGGGCCTGCCCGTCACCGGGCGGCGGAACCGCGACCTCGCGCAGGGCGAAGTGTTCAGGTCGGGGCTGGTCGGTCGGCCGGCTGGTCAGGTACCAGGCGCGGCTGTGCTGGGTCGGGCTGGCCATGATCCGCTCCCTCTCCTCCGTGTGGCTGGCGAAGTGCGTGCAGGGCCGGGTGACGTGCGCTCAAGCGGTGATGGCCGGGCGCTTCGGCGGCGTAGCCGGGTGCGGCGGCCGGCCGCACCCGTCGGTGCCGATCCGCTGGTGCGTCATTCGGCGATGTAGGTGGTGTGGGTCCAGCGGAAGACCGGCAGGAGGCAGCCGTCGACGGTGCGGCGGGTGCCGGTGAACGTGTAGTGCTCGTAGCCGTTGAGGTGGGGAATCTTCAGATCCTCCAGGGTTCCGGTGCTCGGCAGCGCCTGCCGAGACGGGATGCCGCGGGGGCCGCCGTCCAGCAGAGCCTCGGTGACGGTCTGCTGCGGTGTCGGGGGCAGGGAGTCCGGCATGGCGTTCACCCTTTCTCGGGCAGTTGGCCGAGGAGGTAGTCGGTCAGGGAGGAGAGGGTGGGCTGGGTCCACATGACGTTGCGGGGGATGTCGGTCTGCAGGCTGCGCTGGAGCCGGTTGCGCAGCTCGATGGTCAGCAGGGAGTCCAGGCCGAGGGAGACCAGCGCGGTGTGCGTGTCGAGGCGGCCGGTGTCCCGGTTCAGGACGCTGCCGAGGGCGCCGGCGATGTGAGCCTGGAGCAGATCCCGCCGTTGCTGCGGATCGGTGGCCGCGTTCAGGTCGGCGAGCAGGCCGTCCGCCGTGTCCTGCACGGAGCGGCCCTCGGAGGACAGGAGCGGGGCCAGGTACGGGAGTTCGGCGGTGTCGGGGTATGCCTCCAGCCAGCCCGGCAGGTCCAGGGCGATGTAGCCGGTGCGGGTCCGGTCGTGGGCCAGGATATGTTCCAGGGCGTCCAGGCCGTCAGCGGGAGCGATCATGTCGTAGTCCCGTGCTCCCATTGCGGCGCCTCGGCCCGCTTCGGCCCAGGGGCCCCAGTTGATGCCGGTGGTCGGCAGGCCCTGGGCGCTGCGCCAGGAGACGAACTCGTCCAGCCAGGCGCCGGCCGCGGCGTATGCGCCTTGCCCGGGCGAGCCGACGAGGGAGACGAACGAGGAGAAGGCCACCCACCAGTCCAGCTCGCAGGCGGAACTTGCCTGGTGCAGGTGTAGGGCACCGGTGGTCTTGGGCTGCCAGACACGCTCCAGCAGGCCGTCGTCGATGCGGTCGACGACGGCGTCCTCCAGGACCAGGGCGGCATGCAGGACACCGCGCAACGGGTGGCCGTGGGCCTGCGCCGCCCGGACGAGGCGCTCGGCGGTGCCCGGGGCGGCGATGTCGCCGCGAACGACTTCGACGCGGCTCCCGTCTGCCCGTAGGCCGTCGATGATGCGGGCTGCCTCGGGCCCGGGTGCGGACCGGCTGTTGAGGACGATGGTCCCGGCTCGCTTCCGGGCCAGCCAGCGGCACAGCAGCATCCCCAGCCCGCCGAGCCCGCCGGTGATCAGGTAGCTGCCGTCCGGCCGGACGAGGGGCACCTGATGCGGAGGGACGACGGCCTCGGCACTCCCGCAGGCGGGCCAGGCGAGGATCGGAGTGCTGGTGTGCGCGGGGTCGGCGAGGGCACGCAGGGCTTGCCCGGCGTCGGTGACCGGGACGGCGGTGGTGGTCGGCAGCAGCGGCAGCCGGCCGGCTGCCCGGGCCTCGGCTGTCTCGGCCAGGAGGCCCGCGACCCGTTCGGGATCGGTGGCCAGCAGATGTGCCGGATCGAGGCGGCTGGCGGTGATGCTCGTGGCCGGCAGGGGCAGGCGTTGCCCGGGGGCGTCGTTGCGGGCGCCGAGGATTTCGACGTACCGGCCGCCGGGTGCGAGCAGTTCCGGCCCCAGGGGTGAGGCAGCCGCGGGCTGTGGTGTGAAGACGATGTCCATGCCGCGTCCGCCGGTGGCTTCGCGGATGTGGTCGGCGACGGTGTCGGGTGCCTGGGAGTCCACCAGGTGTTCCACCCCCAGGCGGCGCAGGCCGTTGTGGTCGCGGCCGGGGGCGGTGGCCCGGACGGTGGCGCCGAGGGCGCGGGCGACGTGTACGGCGGCCAGGCCGGTGCTGTGCCCGGCGCTATGGATCAGCACATCGTCGCCAGGGGCCAGGCGGGCCAGGTCCCGCAGGCCGTACCAGGCCGTGAGGTAGGGCAGCGGCAGGGCCGCGGCGTCTTCGAAGGCCACGTCGCCGGGAACAGGCAGGGTCCAGTCGGCGCGGGTGACGGTCCGGCTGGCAGGCACACCGTCGGGTAGCAGCGTGGCGACCCGGTCCCCGACGCGCGGGGTGCGTACGGTGTCGTGCACCGCGGTGACGGTGCCCGCGCCGGAAACCACCGCCTGCGTCCGGCCCTCGCGGGTGGTGGGGCCCGCCGGGGGCAGCCCGGTGGCGCGTAGCTGTATCTCCACCTCGCCCGGGCGGAGTGGGCGCAGCCGGCCGCGGGTGAGCTCGGCGGTGTCGGGGGCGGCAGGGTCGCGCAGCTGGAGGGTGAGCAGGTCGGCCTCGTAGCGGCAGCGGACCCGGCGGCGTTCGTGAGGCTGCAACGGCGCCCGGACCAGGCGGGCCACCAGGCGTTCACTGCCCCGCCAGGCCACTTCGTCGGCCTCTCCGTCACTGAGCAGTTCGGTCGCTACGGCGTCGGCGGAGGTGTCGGCGTCGACATCAAGGACGGTGGGGTGGAGTTCCGGGTGCTCGTAGGAGAGCACCCGCACCAAGCCGCGCAGGCCGGCGCAGGCCAGCTCGGGCCCTTCCCCTGGGCTGACGGCTTGGCCCCGGTCGGTGATCACCCAAAGGCGCGGCGCGGTCTCGGCCACCCTGCTCTGTGCTTGGGCCAACGCCTGCACGACACGTATCAGACGGTGGACGCGCCGATGGGCCAGGTTCGCCTGCTCTGCTGGATCGGTGGTGGGGCTCGGGCGGGAGGGCAGCAGGGCGATGCCGCTCCAGGCTTGCTCTTCCGGTCGTACGGCGTCGGACAGGGCACGTACGGCGTCCGGGGAGCCCGGAGGAACGGTGATGGTTCGCGTCTCGGCGCCGCTGTCCTTCAGGACGGCGGCGAGTTCGGCCGCGCGGGGGTCGCCGTCGGCCTCGGTGAGCAGCAGCCAGCGTTGCCCGTTCGGCGCACTGCCCGCGGGGAGCGCTTCGGCCTCCCAGGTCTGCTGGTAGAGGCGGTGGTTGAAGCGTTCTTCGGCGCCGGCGGGGGCGGTGTGGGCGAAGCGGACGCCCTCGGCCTCGGCGAGCACCTGGCCCTCGGCATCGAGGAGTTGCAGGTCCCCGGTGGCCGAGCGGGCCTCGGCGGCGGTCAGCCGAATGTGGCACCAGCGGCCGCGTGCGGTGTCACCGTAGCGTCGCAGGGCGGTCATGCTGCGGGGGTAGGTGTGGCCGTCGTCGACTTCTTCGGCGTGGGTCCACAGGGCGAGGAAGGCTTGCAGGCAGGCGTCGAGCAGCGCCGGGTGCCAGTGGAAGGAGCTGGTGCCGGGGCGGGCCTCGTCGGGGATGCCCACTTCGGCAAGCGCGGTGCGGGACTCGGCCTTGGGGACGCGGAAGGTGGTGAGCCCGCTGAAGCCCGATCCGTAGTCGACGGCGTGGGCGGTGTGCCAGCGCCCTTGGAAATCGGCGAGGTCCAGTTCGACGGGATGGTCGGCCGCCAGCCGGGTGAGGTCGGCGGGTGCGGGCCGCGTGTTCTCCTCGGATGGGTGCAGGCGGGCCGTGGTGTGCCGGGTCCAGGGTTCTTCGCCGGTGCGGGAGGACATCTCCCAGCGGGCGGCGTGGTCGCCGGCGCGGTCCGCGGTCGCGGCCACGGTGGTGTCGTGTTCGTCGACGGACAGCAGTTCGAGGAAGGTGATGCCGCTGACCTGTGCCGGGGCGGGGCTGTCGGGGAAGAGCTGTGCGGCGGCGGCCAGTGCCGCCTCGCAGTAGCCCGCGGCGGGCAGGACCGGCAGGCCGGCCAGGCGGTGGTCGGCGAGCCAGGGCAGGCGCTGGGTGTTCAGCTGGGTCTGCCACAGGCTGCGGCCGTGCTCCTGGGGATCTCGGGCGTGCGGTCCCAGCAGGGGGTGGGCGGGGGCCGGGTCCTGGGTGAGTGGGGAGGGGTTCACCCAGTGGTGATGGCGTTCCCACGTGGTGGGCGGGACCTCGGCCAGACGCCCGTGTCCGTACCACCGGCTCCAGTCCACGGCGTAGCCGGCGCAGTGGGCGGCGGCGAGCTGGGTGGCGAAGCCCAGGTGTTCGTCCTGCTCGCGGTAGAGGCTCGGCAGGACAGCGATGTGGTCCTTGCCGTCGGCGGCGAGCGTGGCCAGCGCGGGACGGACCAGCAGAGGGTGGGCGTTGATCTCCAGGAAGAGGCTGTGGCCGTCCTCGGTGGCCGCGCTGACTGCCGAGGAGAACCGCACCGGCCGACGCTGGTTGGCCACCCAGTATCCGGCGTCGAAGGACACCGCCTGGCGCGGGTCTTCCAGCACCGTGGTGTAGAAGGGAACGCCGGGTGTGCGGGGGGCGAGGTCGTTCAGGGCCGCGCGCAGGTCGTCCAGGACCGGGTCCATCTGCGCGGAGTGCGAGGCGACGTCCACCTGGACCCGGGCCACGGCGATCTCCCGTTCCTCCCAGGCCCGCAGCACGTGCTCGACCTGGTGGGCGTCACCGGAGATCACGGTGCTGCGCGGGGCGGCCACGACGGCGACCGTGACCTCGTCGGCTCCCAGGGCGTCGAGTTCCTGTTCCACTTCGGCGGCGCCGAGTTGGACCGAGACCATCGCGCCCCGTCCCGCGGTGCGTTTCAGCAGGCGCGCGCGCCGACAGATGACCCGTACGCCGTCCCTCAGGCTCAGCGCCCCGGCGGTGACGGCGGCCGCCACTTCGCCCATCGAGTGACCGATCACCGCGGCGGGCCGTATGCCGCGGGCCCGCCACATCGCGGTCAGCGCGATCTGGAACGCGAAGATCACCGGCTGGACGCGATCGACACCTGTGACCACCTCGGGCGCGGTCAGCACCGCCCGCAAGGAGAAGCCGCCTTCGGCCCGCAGCAGCGGCTCCATTTCATCGACCGCGGCGCTGAAATCCGGGTCGGACCCCAGCAGGCCCTGCCCCATCGTGGCCCACTGCGAACCGTGTCCGGAGTAGATGAAGACCGGCCCGGCGCCCGTGTCCCGGGCGGTGCCGGTGGCGATGCCGGGGGCGGTCCGGCCCTCGGCATGCGCGCGCAGCCGCTCGACCAGGTCGCCGCGGTCACCGGCCACGACGCCCAGGCGGTGCCGGGCGTGCGAGCGCCGTACGGACAGGGTGTGGGACACGTCGCGCAGCGGCACCTGCGCGCCGTCCGTCTCCAGCCAGTCGGCCAGCCGGGCGGCGGCCGAGGCCAGCGCCGCAGGCGACCCGCCGCTGAGCAGGGCCGTCTCCAGAGGTGTGGCGCGGTGCCGCCTGCTGCTCCGGCGGCCTGCGCGGGCCGGGTCCGCCACTCCCGGCGCGTACCGTCGCCCGTACGCGGGGGCTTGCTCGACGATGAGGTGGGCGTTGGTGCCGCCGACGCCGTAGGAGGAGACTCCGGCCAGCCGGGTCCTGCCGTTGACCGGCCAGGGTGTCATCGCGGTGGGGACGAACAGCCGGGAGCCCTCGGCGTCGATCTGCGGGTTCCACCGCGTGAAGTGCAAAGTAGCGGGCACGGTCCCGCGCTGCAGACTCGCGATCGCCTTCAGCAGGCCGGCCACCCCCGACGTGGGCTCGGTGTGCCCGATGTTCGACTTGAGCGAGCCCAGGGCACACCGGCCAGGTCCCGGACCGTATACGGCGTTCAGCGCCGCGAACTCGATCGGGTCGCCGACCGCCGTACCGGCGCCGTGGGCCTCCACCATGCCCACGTCCGCCGCAGCCACGCCGGCCCGGGCCAACGCCTGCTCGCACACCTGCTGCTGGGCCTGCTGGGAGGGGGCGGTCAGCCGGGTCGAGCGTCCGTCCTGGTTGACGGCCGAGCCGCGCAGCAGCGCGAGCACCTGGTCCCCGTCACGCCGGGCGTCCGAAAGACGTTTCAGGACGACGACGCCACAGCCCTCGGAACGGACATATCCGTCGGCCGCGGCGTCGAAGCAATGGCAGTGCCCGGTGGGGGAGAACATGTCCCACCGGGCCTCGGAGGCCATCGGTTCCGGCGAGAGGATGACCGAGGCACCCCCCGCCAGAGCCGCGTCGCACTCACCCGACCGCAGGCTCTGGCAGGCCAGGTGCACGGCCACCAGCGAAGACGAACAGGCCGTGTCCACCGCCAGGCTCGGTCCGTGCAGGTCCATCAGGTACGACAGCCGCCCCGCTCCCACACCGTGCATCGCGCCGGTCATCCAGTACGGCTCGGTGTGCAACGGGGCACGGTGGCTGCGCACCAGGTGGTCGGGCACGTACATCCCGGTGAAGACCCCGGTGGCCGAGCCGCGCAGCACATCGACGGGGATGCCCGCGTGTTCGCACGCCTCCCAGGCGACTTCCAGCAGCAGCCGGTGCTGCGGATCGAGCCACGCGGCCTCCGGCCTGCTGATCCCGAAGAAGTCGGGGTCGAATGCCGCGATGTCGCCGTCCAGGAACCCACCGCGGCAGATCCGGTCCGCGATCCCCGGCGGCAGCTCCGCTTCGACCTTCCCTGTATCCCATCGGTCCGGCGGCACCTGCGTGACGGCCTCCCGCCCGGCCTCCAGCAGAGCCCACAGCTGGGCCACGGAATCCACTCCACCGGGCAGGCGGCACGCGGCCCCCACAACAGCCACCGGCTCCACCGGGCTAGCGATCATGGTGTTCTCTTCGCGGGTTGCGTGCACATCAGCTCCCAAGGCCGTGTCAGCGTCCTGATTTCGTGTGACTCCGCCGCTCATCCGGCACACCCGGTGCGAAGCCGCGTGGACGTGCAGCCCGGTTGCACGAGCGACGATTCGATGCCGCAATCGGCCGCAGCCGGTACATCCCAAGACCGAGCCGCCGACGAGCGTCGAGGTATCGCTCGCTTTTCGCCCGGCGTGGTCCTGCCGGCCCGGACCGAGCCCTGGGCCGGAGCCGTCCAGCTCCCGCAACGGCGGGGTGTCAGCGGGGTATGTCCTTACCGAATCGCCAATTCCCCTGTCGGAAAACCGCCCGTCAGTGATCCACCTGAACACGCGCCCAACGCTTGTGAACATGTGATTCCCGGGTGGTGCGAGCTGGAGGAGATGTGACACGCCGCCACCCCAACCACCGCCTGGCCGCCCTGCTGTCCGAAGCAGGCTGGACGGCCGCGGCCTTGGCCCGTGAGGTCAACGCCCTCGGTGCCACGCAAGGACTCCCGTTGCGCTACTCCCGCAACTCGGTCAGCCACTGGCTCAACGGATCCCAGCCCCGTGCCCCCATCCCCGCCCTTGCGGCGCAAGCCCTCGGCCGCCGCATCGGCCGCTCGCTGACACCCGAGGACACCGGCCTCGCCCGCCTCACCCCGCTCCAAGCAGCCACCGCTGCGGACCCCCCGTCCCTGCGAACCGATCCGCTGCGCCACCTGATCCTGCTCACCCGCAGCGACGCCGACCCCATACGCCGCAGCGCCCTGTACCGATCCGTCTATGCCCCGGCCCCCGCTGCCCCCTGGCCCGCGAGACCCGCAACACCACCCTCTTCGCAACGCTCAGGGCGCCCCGCCACCTCAGCAGACGTCCACACCCTCACTTGCGTCCTGAACGCTTTCGCCCACCTCGCCGCAGGCAACGGCGGAATCCATGCCCGCACCGCCCTCGCCACCTACCTCACCGACGACACCGGCCCGCTACTCAACCGTCCCGCCCCGCGCTCCGTACAGCGAGACCTGTTCACCCGCACCGCCCACCTCACCTTTCTCCTGGCCACCATGACCGACGACGCCGGCTACCACCATCTGGCCCACCGCTACTTCACCGCAGTCCTGGGGCTGGCCCGCCAGGCATGCCACCGCACCACTTACGCCATCACTCTGCGCGCCATGAGCGTCCAGGCCCTGCGGCTGGGGCACCCTCACCACGCCGCCGCTCTCGCTGCCGCCGCCGTCGCCACCGCACCGCGCAATGCCACTCCGGGCGTCAAAACGTTTCTGCTCATCCAACACGCCCGCACCAGCGCCCACGGCCAGCACCCTCGCCAAGCCCGGGCCCTCATGCACGAGGCCGAACGCCACCACGACCCCACCCCCACCTCCCGCGACCTCTTCGCCTACTACTCACAGGCCTCGCTGGACTACCAGCGCGCCGCCACCTTCCACGCCATGCGACAGCACACCGACGCCCTCACCGCCCTCGAAGCATCAGCACACCATCGCCCCGCAGACGAACGCCGGCCGCTCGCCCTCACCCACGCCCTCTTGGCCGAACTCCACCTGACCTACGGCCACCTCGACATCGCGTGCACCCATTGGCACCGCTTCCTCAGCCTCTACCCCCACCTGCACTCCACGCGCGCCAACCAAGCCCTCACCCGCCTCAGCCAAGACCTCCACCCCCACAGCCGCTACCCCGCCGCACGAACCGCACTTCAACGCGCACACTCGCTGAGTCCCGCAGGCGGGCCGGGCTGATGTCATGCGCGCGGACTGCGCAAGTCCCTCCGCGGATCTCGTTCAGGGGCGTTGCGTGCCATGCCGGGAGCAAGTCGGAGGAAGAGTTATACATGCAGTCCCGATGACCCGCTGCGGCTGTCCGCCGCGCGGAGCGATGAAGGTACCCAGCCGGGTTAGTACTCCAGCAGGACTTCGCTGTCTGACCTGTGGGTTTGGCTGGGCGGCTGGAGTGTAGCGGGCCGGAACATGGTCAGGGACGGTCATACGAAGGCCGCCCCTCGAACGTGTGATCCCGCCGTCGGTAATGACAGCGACGAGGGCAAGGTTTCCTCGTGATGACAGAGCGGGCTGCCGCGCAGTGGGACCTGGAACTCGATGACCTTCTCATCACCATCGGCCATCGTTTCGGCCGGGTGGAGCTTCGCCGCCGCATGCGTGACTACGTTCGCGGGCTGCTTGCCCCGGTCGCCCGGAAGAACAGCTGGCAGCTGGCCGAGCAGGCAGGCCACGCCACTCCCGACGGTCTGCAGCACTTGCTGGCCGGCGCGAAGTGGCAGCCTGACGACATCCGTGATGACCTGCAGCAATACGTCGCCGACCAGCTCGGCGAGGATGAAGGCGTCCTCATCGTCGACGACACCGGCTTCCTCAAGAAGGGCAGCACCTCCGCCGGGGTTCAACGCCAATATTCCGGCACCGCCGGCCGTACAGAGAATTGTCAGATCGGTGTCTTCGCCGCCTATGCCTCTCGCCGCGGACGGGCCCTGGTAGACCGGGAGTTGTATATCCCCAAGTCCTGGGCCGAGGACGAAACACGCTGCCGCGCGGCCAAGATCCCCGAGGCCCAGGCGTTCGCCACCAAGGGGCAACTGGCGCGGCGCATGGTGCTGCGGGCCCTGGCCTCAGCACTGCCTGTCACCTGGGTCACCGCGGATTCCGCCTACGGACAGGAAGACCGCTTGCGCCGGCTGCTGGAACAGTCCGGCGTCGGCTACGTGCTCGCCGTGCCCAAGTCCCAGTCCACCGTGGGCTGCCCCCGCATCGACCACCTGTTCGCGCAGGCCCCGGCCGAGGCATGGCAGACGCTTTCCTGCGGCGACGGCGCGAAGGGACCGCGCATCTACCACTGGGCGGCCGTGCGGCTGCCGGCCGTTGCCGAGTTCGACTACCAGGGCGACGTCCCGTTCCGGATGCGGTGGGCGCTGGCCCGCCGCAGCATGTCCCGCCCAGATGAGATCGCCTATTACCTCGCCTACGGCCCCCTGGAGGCCACCGTCCGGGAACTGGTGCGGATCGCCGGGTCGCGGTGGGCCATCGAGGAGTGTTTCCAGGCGGCGAAGAACGAGTGCGGGCTGGACCAGTACGAAGTCCGCCGTTACGTGGGCTGGTATCGGCACATCACCCTGGCCATGCTCGCCCACGCCTTCCTGGCCGTCACCGCCCACCAAGCGAGCGAAAAGGGGGCGCCACCGGTGAGAGAGTCGGGGCCACCGCGCTCACCGTGGCGGAGGTTCGGCGACTCCTGGCAGCTTGTCGTC from Streptomyces albofaciens JCM 4342 encodes the following:
- a CDS encoding type I polyketide synthase, with protein sequence MFTSVGRVFRWITDGRFSDRGIGDSVRTYPADTPPLRELDGSGPGLGPGRQDHAGRKASDTSTLVGGSVLGCTGCGRLRHRIVARATGLHVHAASHRVCRMSGGVTRNQDADTALGADVHATREENTMIASPVEPVAVVGAACRLPGGVDSVAQLWALLEAGREAVTQVPPDRWDTGKVEAELPPGIADRICRGGFLDGDIAAFDPDFFGISRPEAAWLDPQHRLLLEVAWEACEHAGIPVDVLRGSATGVFTGMYVPDHLVRSHRAPLHTEPYWMTGAMHGVGAGRLSYLMDLHGPSLAVDTACSSSLVAVHLACQSLRSGECDAALAGGASVILSPEPMASEARWDMFSPTGHCHCFDAAADGYVRSEGCGVVVLKRLSDARRDGDQVLALLRGSAVNQDGRSTRLTAPSQQAQQQVCEQALARAGVAAADVGMVEAHGAGTAVGDPIEFAALNAVYGPGPGRCALGSLKSNIGHTEPTSGVAGLLKAIASLQRGTVPATLHFTRWNPQIDAEGSRLFVPTAMTPWPVNGRTRLAGVSSYGVGGTNAHLIVEQAPAYGRRYAPGVADPARAGRRSSRRHRATPLETALLSGGSPAALASAAARLADWLETDGAQVPLRDVSHTLSVRRSHARHRLGVVAGDRGDLVERLRAHAEGRTAPGIATGTARDTGAGPVFIYSGHGSQWATMGQGLLGSDPDFSAAVDEMEPLLRAEGGFSLRAVLTAPEVVTGVDRVQPVIFAFQIALTAMWRARGIRPAAVIGHSMGEVAAAVTAGALSLRDGVRVICRRARLLKRTAGRGAMVSVQLGAAEVEQELDALGADEVTVAVVAAPRSTVISGDAHQVEHVLRAWEEREIAVARVQVDVASHSAQMDPVLDDLRAALNDLAPRTPGVPFYTTVLEDPRQAVSFDAGYWVANQRRPVRFSSAVSAATEDGHSLFLEINAHPLLVRPALATLAADGKDHIAVLPSLYREQDEHLGFATQLAAAHCAGYAVDWSRWYGHGRLAEVPPTTWERHHHWVNPSPLTQDPAPAHPLLGPHARDPQEHGRSLWQTQLNTQRLPWLADHRLAGLPVLPAAGYCEAALAAAAQLFPDSPAPAQVSGITFLELLSVDEHDTTVAATADRAGDHAARWEMSSRTGEEPWTRHTTARLHPSEENTRPAPADLTRLAADHPVELDLADFQGRWHTAHAVDYGSGFSGLTTFRVPKAESRTALAEVGIPDEARPGTSSFHWHPALLDACLQAFLALWTHAEEVDDGHTYPRSMTALRRYGDTARGRWCHIRLTAAEARSATGDLQLLDAEGQVLAEAEGVRFAHTAPAGAEERFNHRLYQQTWEAEALPAGSAPNGQRWLLLTEADGDPRAAELAAVLKDSGAETRTITVPPGSPDAVRALSDAVRPEEQAWSGIALLPSRPSPTTDPAEQANLAHRRVHRLIRVVQALAQAQSRVAETAPRLWVITDRGQAVSPGEGPELACAGLRGLVRVLSYEHPELHPTVLDVDADTSADAVATELLSDGEADEVAWRGSERLVARLVRAPLQPHERRRVRCRYEADLLTLQLRDPAAPDTAELTRGRLRPLRPGEVEIQLRATGLPPAGPTTREGRTQAVVSGAGTVTAVHDTVRTPRVGDRVATLLPDGVPASRTVTRADWTLPVPGDVAFEDAAALPLPYLTAWYGLRDLARLAPGDDVLIHSAGHSTGLAAVHVARALGATVRATAPGRDHNGLRRLGVEHLVDSQAPDTVADHIREATGGRGMDIVFTPQPAAASPLGPELLAPGGRYVEILGARNDAPGQRLPLPATSITASRLDPAHLLATDPERVAGLLAETAEARAAGRLPLLPTTTAVPVTDAGQALRALADPAHTSTPILAWPACGSAEAVVPPHQVPLVRPDGSYLITGGLGGLGMLLCRWLARKRAGTIVLNSRSAPGPEAARIIDGLRADGSRVEVVRGDIAAPGTAERLVRAAQAHGHPLRGVLHAALVLEDAVVDRIDDGLLERVWQPKTTGALHLHQASSACELDWWVAFSSFVSLVGSPGQGAYAAAGAWLDEFVSWRSAQGLPTTGINWGPWAEAGRGAAMGARDYDMIAPADGLDALEHILAHDRTRTGYIALDLPGWLEAYPDTAELPYLAPLLSSEGRSVQDTADGLLADLNAATDPQQRRDLLQAHIAGALGSVLNRDTGRLDTHTALVSLGLDSLLTIELRNRLQRSLQTDIPRNVMWTQPTLSSLTDYLLGQLPEKG
- a CDS encoding DUF5988 family protein, producing MPDSLPPTPQQTVTEALLDGGPRGIPSRQALPSTGTLEDLKIPHLNGYEHYTFTGTRRTVDGCLLPVFRWTHTTYIAE
- a CDS encoding tetratricopeptide repeat protein, whose amino-acid sequence is MTRRHPNHRLAALLSEAGWTAAALAREVNALGATQGLPLRYSRNSVSHWLNGSQPRAPIPALAAQALGRRIGRSLTPEDTGLARLTPLQAATAADPPSLRTDPLRHLILLTRSDADPIRRSALYRSVYAPAPAAPWPARPATPPSSQRSGRPATSADVHTLTCVLNAFAHLAAGNGGIHARTALATYLTDDTGPLLNRPAPRSVQRDLFTRTAHLTFLLATMTDDAGYHHLAHRYFTAVLGLARQACHRTTYAITLRAMSVQALRLGHPHHAAALAAAAVATAPRNATPGVKTFLLIQHARTSAHGQHPRQARALMHEAERHHDPTPTSRDLFAYYSQASLDYQRAATFHAMRQHTDALTALEASAHHRPADERRPLALTHALLAELHLTYGHLDIACTHWHRFLSLYPHLHSTRANQALTRLSQDLHPHSRYPAARTALQRAHSLSPAGGPG
- a CDS encoding RICIN domain-containing protein — its product is MPNTTGSGPTGVNNAPCPRCDTHLSPGFAHTDEPTQERPDPMSFTLSEARRRVPALAVALAVLLGLLIGYPAPAAHATPPDEETVATYNSQGYRVDDLRTLTRRNTIVMVQEAGPRPTQWNYAGVHTRGAYEVHQYEWRLGGRDGVRHVYWLSGASTGGGTGGRVNLMIITHRLADDVYVAPPGRNGARPALGLRFNNDIYYSVHALASGTQNEAPDLLANIANQARQQGRYAWTAVGDWNRDPSAMRGAVALQAGFMYRTADSTQQSGGELDYMVTSRPMSNYFAQRAAGMGSDHYPVEFRSHATRDVWMGLASASDRDRVLGIEGRSEVNGTRIVPVTDSHMADVTWRTRGAAHGNVNLVNNQSQKCIDVSGGNDATSGSSLNEWDCSGQLSQEFVVRQYGGGALQFLHARTGLCVTMMGGSGHRYPALSNCDNPKYDSQNFMPKFRD